GCCATATGGATCTCGAAGTTGACCAGGTTCAGCATGTCATCGGAGTAGGTGTGCACCGAGTCGCAAAGCGGCGCGTAAAACATGTAGTAGTAATCCTCCCAACCCACCGCTGCGAATCGCTCGCGGATTTTCGGGAAATCGTCGGCCCGGCCATTGCGCTGTTCAAAGTCAGCCTTGATCCGTACCGCATTATCGAACCTGGCCTGGGCAACCGGGCTTTCCTGGCCGATGGATTCAAGGTGCTTGAGCCAGCGCGTGGCGCTCTTTCGCGTCTCTATGATGCTGTTTTCAAGCAATGCCTTGAGCTTGCTGCCATCGGTATCCAGGGCGACGTAAAGTAAGTTCACCGACTGTTCGATGAGCACCCGGTTGAGTGATTCTGCGGTCGATATCGCACGCAACTTCAGGCTGATACACAGCTGTTGGGTCAGTTCTTCCACGATCTGCGCATAGCGTTGAACGACTATTTTTTGTTTGGCGCAGGGCAGGTTGCCATAAGCGATTTCTTTGTGTGTCGTCACCAGTTTCTGCAGGGCAATCACGCACTGGGTGATGGACGCGAGGTCCTCGTTGTAGCTTTGCATCGGTTGTCCTTAACGTTGAATGCGAACGGTATAACGCCGCGCAGTGGTGGGTGATGTCATCGAGTATCGCGCGTCGCAATCGCCACCCGACTCGTCGCCTTCACCTCCCGCAACGCCAGGCTCGACTGGATCGACGCAATCCCCAATTGGCGCCGCAGCACGCTTTCCACGAACTCGCTGTAGCTGTCCAGGTCCTCCGCCAGCACTTGCAGCAGGTAGTCCGCATCGCCCGTGATCTTGTGGCACGACAGCACCTGGGGCAGTTCCTTGACCACGGCCTCGAAGGCGTCGGGC
The genomic region above belongs to Pseudomonas poae and contains:
- a CDS encoding DUF5677 domain-containing protein, yielding MQSYNEDLASITQCVIALQKLVTTHKEIAYGNLPCAKQKIVVQRYAQIVEELTQQLCISLKLRAISTAESLNRVLIEQSVNLLYVALDTDGSKLKALLENSIIETRKSATRWLKHLESIGQESPVAQARFDNAVRIKADFEQRNGRADDFPKIRERFAAVGWEDYYYMFYAPLCDSVHTYSDDMLNLVNFEIHMADDVNAHAMRGLMESERRRLTIYHSAVSVSLYAESFGRIFMMSATTDVIEAIRLALKPVISLVERHESHDADNRERADLGNLFKGYEI